From Pseudoalteromonas sp. R3, one genomic window encodes:
- a CDS encoding YicC/YloC family endoribonuclease: MIHSMTAYARKEIKGDWGTGVWEIRSVNQRYLETFIRAPEQFRGLEPVIRERLRKHLQRGKVEVFLKFTANPAHVGQLSINETLSKQLIENAKWVQSHSGGEINPTDILRWPGVMEAEEVDLDTVNSELLKGFDALVEDFKAARASEGNNLETMITTRLDSILEQVAIVEGHMPEVAKWQREKLTAKLEDLKAEIDDNRLEQELIYLAQKQDVAEELDRLKSHVKETHKILKKGGACGRRLDFMMQEFNRESNTLASKSINTEITNAAVELKVLIEQMREQIQNIE; this comes from the coding sequence ATGATCCATAGTATGACCGCTTATGCCCGTAAAGAGATCAAGGGCGACTGGGGCACCGGTGTGTGGGAGATCCGCTCCGTAAACCAACGCTATCTTGAAACCTTTATCCGCGCACCGGAGCAATTCCGTGGCCTGGAGCCGGTTATTCGCGAGCGCCTGCGCAAACACTTACAGCGCGGTAAAGTGGAAGTATTTTTAAAGTTCACCGCCAACCCGGCGCACGTAGGTCAGCTGTCGATCAACGAAACCCTGAGCAAGCAGCTAATTGAAAACGCCAAATGGGTGCAGTCGCACAGCGGTGGCGAGATCAACCCTACCGATATCCTGCGTTGGCCAGGCGTCATGGAAGCAGAAGAAGTGGATCTGGACACAGTGAACAGCGAACTACTAAAAGGCTTTGATGCCTTGGTTGAAGATTTTAAAGCTGCACGCGCCAGTGAAGGTAACAACCTGGAAACCATGATCACCACCCGCCTGGACAGTATTCTGGAGCAGGTTGCCATCGTTGAAGGCCATATGCCGGAAGTCGCCAAATGGCAGCGTGAAAAACTCACCGCTAAACTGGAAGACCTGAAAGCCGAAATCGACGATAACCGCCTGGAGCAGGAACTTATCTATCTTGCCCAAAAGCAGGACGTGGCAGAAGAGCTCGATCGCCTTAAGTCACACGTTAAAGAAACCCATAAGATCCTGAAAAAAGGCGGTGCCTGTGGCCGACGCCTGGACTTTATGATGCAAGAATTCAACCGTGAATCTAACACCCTGGCGTCTAAATCCATCAATACCGAGATCACCAACGCCGCTGTTGAACTTAAGGTACTGATTGAGCAAATGCGCGAGCAGATCCAGAATATTGAGTGA
- a CDS encoding HEAT repeat domain-containing protein → MYDLQQLFSQLKKLTLNRNTQPEQAATIEELIKLSQDYDGHKRENAVLRLGMMGDPVAIPCLIIRVNDWVPQVRDAAVKALSKLMVDENVEAFIQCLPQVYHLQDCHRANHQDVILQVETLLLTDTNRGHLLAAVQSANSYIARLCLNLVIEHQVVDAQTLLPMAFASKDVLVRAHAFRWSSVHYPQVLEKYYLSLLNDKFMPIRKASLKNLLMATYSAQVAEKGLVDRHSSVRELAVKHCLAKGNDVVAFYREHLTKGSSTKAAIWGLGYLKCVDALDKIKCFYQHGAPSLRKQALNSLLKLDSHNSKAYLLNGLKDPSPSVCKESARLIVKTRGYLNAKALMDIICGSDHPHTARACVALSHQINKWERVVFLLMLMSNEQVVSMFDEGQIKSELANWGDDYNRSFIQPTQAQIYEIRVLMAGVPATRFSEHFHSFAHVLKTLAIH, encoded by the coding sequence GTGTATGACTTGCAGCAATTATTCAGTCAGTTGAAAAAATTAACCTTAAATAGAAATACTCAACCTGAGCAGGCAGCGACCATTGAAGAGCTCATTAAGTTGAGTCAGGATTATGACGGTCACAAACGAGAAAACGCCGTTTTAAGGTTAGGTATGATGGGCGATCCGGTGGCTATTCCCTGTCTAATTATCCGCGTGAATGATTGGGTGCCTCAAGTTAGAGATGCGGCAGTAAAAGCGTTGAGCAAATTGATGGTAGACGAAAATGTTGAGGCCTTTATTCAGTGCCTTCCTCAAGTATATCATCTACAGGACTGCCATAGAGCCAATCATCAAGATGTTATTCTGCAAGTAGAGACTTTGCTGTTAACAGATACAAACCGAGGCCATTTGTTGGCAGCTGTGCAAAGCGCAAACAGTTATATAGCCAGGCTCTGCTTGAATTTAGTCATTGAACATCAGGTTGTTGATGCCCAAACGCTGTTGCCTATGGCCTTTGCGAGTAAAGATGTCTTAGTCAGAGCTCATGCTTTTCGTTGGTCTAGCGTTCACTATCCGCAAGTGCTGGAGAAGTACTACCTAAGCTTATTAAATGATAAGTTTATGCCAATCCGAAAAGCCTCATTAAAGAACCTACTAATGGCCACTTACAGTGCTCAGGTTGCTGAAAAAGGGCTAGTTGATCGCCATTCGTCGGTACGTGAGCTGGCTGTAAAGCATTGCCTGGCAAAGGGTAATGATGTTGTGGCATTTTACAGGGAGCATCTTACTAAAGGTTCAAGTACTAAGGCGGCTATCTGGGGGCTTGGCTATCTGAAGTGTGTTGATGCACTAGACAAAATAAAATGCTTTTATCAGCATGGCGCACCCTCTCTCAGAAAGCAGGCGCTAAACAGTTTATTGAAATTAGACTCCCACAATAGTAAGGCTTATCTGTTGAACGGGCTAAAAGATCCCTCTCCTTCAGTATGTAAGGAGTCAGCAAGACTGATTGTAAAAACACGGGGCTATCTGAATGCGAAAGCGTTGATGGATATCATTTGTGGCTCAGATCATCCGCATACCGCACGAGCATGTGTCGCGCTGTCTCATCAAATCAATAAGTGGGAAAGAGTGGTATTTTTACTGATGCTAATGTCAAACGAACAGGTCGTTTCTATGTTTGATGAAGGTCAGATTAAATCAGAGCTGGCGAATTGGGGGGATGACTATAACCGTTCTTTTATCCAGCCTACGCAAGCGCAAATTTATGAGATCCGCGTGTTGATGGCGGGAGTGCCCGCAACCAGGTTTAGTGAACATTTCCACAGCTTTGCGCACGTCCTTAAAACTTTGGCTATTCATTAA
- a CDS encoding DUF4377 domain-containing protein — translation MTKITLLSRQALISSVAVLYLAGCGSSDSSAAPSVQNTNERAETKTQVWNIDAYAQHCTGVAQQLCLRVKPSDEESYSLHYGLIEGFEYQWGHHYQLEVTESAVNNAPADASSKKVQLKAISSVKEDNIGTEYILSDVNLQPDTLVYDDKEQGYRFLGKPFTCTEYVDCDQLYSMRETGAKVNLTFRYEGNANIALLNWN, via the coding sequence ATGACAAAAATTACATTACTCAGCAGGCAAGCTCTCATCTCCAGCGTGGCGGTGCTTTATCTCGCAGGTTGCGGCTCATCAGACTCCAGCGCTGCACCATCAGTACAGAATACAAATGAGCGTGCAGAAACAAAAACACAAGTTTGGAACATTGATGCTTACGCTCAACATTGTACTGGAGTGGCACAACAACTATGCCTCAGGGTCAAACCCTCTGATGAGGAAAGCTATTCATTGCATTATGGCTTGATTGAAGGGTTTGAATATCAATGGGGCCACCATTACCAGCTAGAGGTGACAGAGTCTGCCGTAAATAATGCGCCTGCCGACGCTTCAAGCAAAAAGGTTCAACTCAAAGCCATTAGCTCGGTAAAAGAGGATAATATTGGGACTGAATACATTCTGTCAGATGTAAATTTACAGCCAGATACACTGGTGTATGATGACAAAGAACAAGGCTATCGTTTCTTGGGTAAACCCTTTACCTGCACCGAATATGTAGACTGTGACCAGTTGTATTCTATGCGAGAAACAGGTGCCAAAGTCAATCTAACCTTCCGTTACGAAGGTAACGCCAATATCGCTCTGCTCAACTGGAATTAA
- a CDS encoding ABC transporter ATP-binding protein, protein MLTITNLSKHFDSHCALKQVSFSVEPGTVLTILGPNGAGKTTLFKILAGLSHDYHGSICFGPDKKLQAHDIGFVFDSSRAFYPKLTAFENLRYFGVLKGLSRRVAKDTAQQLLLKFNLSDKARQQVQLLSRGMQQRLALCLSLISSPKVLLLDEPTLGLDIESQKEFEACIEQVKETGTIVLIATHQMDTAQRLGNYSLLLNKGEVVRFGKTQTLLASTSGEQYTITTQHTLPEVLPMQCERLSEQSLRFDTAVSSLNDMLTLLTRFNIVTVERHQASLEGLIRRELNLL, encoded by the coding sequence ATGCTAACTATCACCAACTTATCTAAACATTTCGACAGTCATTGCGCGCTTAAGCAGGTTTCTTTTTCCGTAGAGCCGGGCACGGTATTAACCATTTTAGGCCCCAATGGCGCTGGCAAAACCACGTTGTTTAAAATACTAGCCGGCTTATCTCACGACTATCATGGCAGCATCTGTTTTGGCCCGGACAAAAAGTTGCAGGCGCATGATATCGGGTTTGTATTTGACTCCTCCAGGGCGTTTTACCCCAAATTGACGGCATTTGAAAACCTTCGCTACTTTGGCGTTTTAAAAGGGTTATCACGGCGGGTTGCAAAAGACACAGCGCAGCAACTTCTTTTGAAGTTTAACTTATCAGACAAAGCCCGGCAGCAGGTGCAACTGCTATCCAGAGGTATGCAACAGCGCCTCGCATTGTGCCTTTCCCTGATCTCCAGCCCTAAAGTTTTGTTGCTTGATGAGCCCACGTTAGGGCTGGATATTGAGAGTCAGAAAGAGTTTGAAGCATGTATTGAACAAGTCAAAGAGACAGGCACTATTGTCCTGATAGCGACACACCAGATGGATACGGCGCAGCGACTCGGTAATTATTCATTGCTGCTTAATAAAGGGGAAGTGGTACGCTTTGGCAAAACACAAACCTTACTGGCTAGCACTAGCGGTGAGCAGTACACCATTACAACGCAGCATACGCTTCCTGAGGTGCTCCCTATGCAGTGTGAGCGATTGTCTGAGCAGTCACTCAGGTTTGACACCGCTGTGAGCAGTCTTAATGATATGCTGACATTGCTCACGCGATTTAACATTGTCACCGTTGAAAGACATCAGGCCAGTCTGGAAGGGTTGATCCGCAGGGAGTTAAACTTATTATGA
- a CDS encoding helix-turn-helix transcriptional regulator, whose protein sequence is MRVKNSPDKRNYKVENFRRYVQRSIRQLRHHRGWSQQELARRLGVDQATISNYESGKTDMSYAQMFELFLVFGKDLTGVLNLTDLEEQSPSPDEKPEKE, encoded by the coding sequence ATGCGCGTGAAGAACAGTCCTGACAAGCGCAATTACAAAGTGGAGAATTTCAGGCGCTATGTACAGCGCTCAATCCGCCAGTTAAGACATCACAGAGGCTGGTCTCAGCAAGAGCTGGCCAGGCGGCTTGGTGTCGATCAGGCCACCATAAGCAACTACGAATCCGGCAAAACAGATATGAGTTATGCCCAGATGTTCGAGCTATTTCTGGTTTTTGGTAAAGACCTGACTGGTGTACTGAACTTAACCGACCTTGAAGAACAAAGTCCTTCACCCGACGAAAAACCAGAAAAGGAGTAG
- a CDS encoding MerR family transcriptional regulator, producing MYRISELAAQLGLSRSTLLYYETRGLLCGRRASNGYRLYGEQDLQKVRLLQQLQAGGLTLSECKQALEAKLDRTVLSRRLAELEAEIAHKQQAHALLSALLGRGSLRDWHAQADKLAPDAHRHWLEQQGFDEQQALYLKWLSKDMNEHDSYMADFMAVFHQLERWGPGSNTDTHKALTYVPFAPQTVLDIGCGKGFATELLAAQTQAQITAVDNETQAIDSLAQRLKQQGLDKRVTPLCASMTALPFAPGSFDLLWAESSAYIMGFEAALNAWRPLLIPAGCLMVSDLVWLQDTPSEQASAFWQQEYPDMQAVAARLVQIEQAGFRVLAHFTLSHQAWADYYEPLKTEVKKQLSHQPESAALLDMAREIAIYEQYLGEFGYQMFVLQRTD from the coding sequence GTGTATCGGATTTCTGAATTGGCTGCGCAGCTTGGATTGTCGCGCTCGACTTTGTTGTATTACGAAACGCGCGGACTGCTCTGTGGCCGTCGCGCCAGTAATGGCTATCGGCTATATGGCGAACAGGATCTGCAAAAGGTGCGGCTGCTGCAACAGTTACAGGCTGGCGGGCTAACGCTGAGTGAATGTAAACAGGCGCTGGAGGCCAAACTAGACCGTACGGTACTGAGCCGCAGGCTCGCCGAGCTGGAAGCCGAGATAGCACACAAGCAACAGGCGCATGCCTTGTTGTCAGCGCTGCTTGGGCGTGGATCGCTACGCGACTGGCATGCACAGGCCGATAAGCTGGCACCCGATGCACACCGACACTGGCTTGAACAACAAGGGTTTGATGAACAGCAGGCCCTGTACTTAAAATGGTTATCAAAAGACATGAACGAACACGATTCTTATATGGCCGACTTTATGGCGGTCTTTCATCAGTTAGAACGCTGGGGACCGGGCAGCAATACCGATACGCATAAAGCGTTGACCTATGTTCCCTTTGCTCCTCAAACCGTGCTGGACATCGGCTGTGGTAAAGGCTTTGCGACTGAGTTGCTGGCAGCACAAACTCAGGCACAAATCACGGCGGTAGATAATGAGACGCAGGCAATCGATAGTCTGGCGCAGCGACTAAAACAACAGGGACTCGATAAGCGCGTCACGCCCCTGTGCGCCAGTATGACCGCACTGCCCTTTGCGCCCGGCAGTTTTGATCTGCTGTGGGCCGAAAGCTCGGCTTATATCATGGGCTTTGAAGCGGCACTGAATGCCTGGCGCCCGCTTCTGATCCCGGCCGGTTGCCTGATGGTCAGTGATCTGGTGTGGTTACAGGATACGCCCTCAGAACAAGCAAGTGCCTTCTGGCAACAGGAATATCCGGATATGCAGGCCGTTGCAGCGCGTCTGGTGCAAATTGAGCAGGCAGGCTTTCGGGTGTTAGCGCACTTTACACTGAGTCATCAAGCCTGGGCAGACTATTATGAACCGCTCAAAACCGAAGTCAAAAAGCAGCTCAGCCACCAGCCTGAGTCAGCAGCACTGCTGGATATGGCCCGCGAAATTGCCATCTATGAGCAGTATCTTGGCGAGTTTGGCTATCAGATGTTTGTGCTGCAACGCACGGATTAA
- the gmk gene encoding guanylate kinase → MPHQNRGNLFILSAPSGAGKSSLIKALLERQDKVRVSVSHTTRAPRPGENNGEHYHFVSVDEFKTLINQNDFFEWAQVFDNYYGTSKQAIEAQLAAGIDVFLDIDWQGARQVRELMPEVKTIFILPPSKQALEERLNNRGQDSQEVIASRMEQAKSECSHYNEFDYLLVNDDFDTALNELEHIVVAARLELKKQQQNQQALIAELLK, encoded by the coding sequence ATGCCACATCAAAATCGCGGTAATTTGTTTATTCTTTCGGCGCCTTCCGGTGCCGGAAAGTCAAGTTTGATTAAAGCCCTGCTGGAAAGACAAGATAAGGTCCGGGTATCGGTGTCTCATACAACCCGTGCACCTCGTCCGGGAGAGAATAATGGCGAGCACTATCATTTTGTGTCTGTCGATGAGTTTAAAACCTTAATCAATCAGAATGATTTTTTTGAGTGGGCGCAGGTATTCGACAACTACTATGGTACCTCTAAGCAGGCAATCGAAGCACAGCTGGCTGCGGGTATCGATGTATTCCTTGACATTGACTGGCAAGGTGCGCGTCAGGTGCGTGAGCTGATGCCTGAAGTAAAAACCATCTTTATTCTGCCACCTTCAAAGCAGGCACTGGAAGAGCGTCTGAATAATCGCGGACAAGATTCTCAGGAAGTCATTGCCTCGCGGATGGAGCAGGCCAAATCTGAGTGCTCTCACTATAATGAGTTTGACTACCTGCTGGTCAATGATGACTTTGATACCGCTTTGAACGAATTGGAGCATATTGTGGTGGCTGCACGCCTGGAGCTGAAAAAACAGCAACAGAACCAACAGGCACTGATCGCTGAGCTGCTAAAATAA
- the rpoZ gene encoding DNA-directed RNA polymerase subunit omega → MARVTVEDAVDKIGNRFDLILVAARRARQIAVGGKDPMVDAENDKPTVIALREIEKGMVTSDSLDMIDREEQQTQEAAELAAVAAIVGGNR, encoded by the coding sequence ATGGCTCGCGTAACAGTAGAAGACGCAGTAGATAAAATTGGTAACCGTTTCGACCTAATTCTTGTTGCAGCGCGTCGCGCTCGTCAGATTGCAGTCGGTGGTAAAGACCCTATGGTTGATGCTGAAAATGACAAGCCAACCGTAATCGCATTGCGCGAGATCGAAAAAGGCATGGTCACCAGCGACTCACTGGACATGATCGATCGCGAAGAGCAACAAACTCAGGAAGCTGCTGAGCTTGCTGCTGTTGCTGCAATTGTGGGTGGCAATCGCTAA
- the spoT gene encoding bifunctional GTP diphosphokinase/guanosine-3',5'-bis pyrophosphate 3'-pyrophosphohydrolase — protein sequence MYLFEGLKKKISEYLPPEDVELVQKAYVVAREAHEGQTRSSGEPYITHPVEVTQILASMKLDHETLMAALMHDVIEDTDFSQKDLAEIFGDTVAELVAGVSKLDKLDFKDKKEFQAENYRKMIMAMTQDIRVILIKLADRTHNMRTLGFLRPEKRRRIARETLEIFAPIANRLGIHDIKNELEDLGFAALYPMRHRALKSEVAKARGNRKEVISNIQSEIESRLEEAGIDASVSGREKHLYSIYKKMLNKELLFNEVMDIYAFRINVNSIDTCYRVLGVAHNLYKPIETRFKDYIAVPKTNGYQSLHTSLVGPHGIPVEIQIRTHDMDHMADKGVAAHWMYKKAGDSSGHTAQQRARQWMQSLLELQQSAGSSFEFVENVKTELFPEEIYVFTPDGRIIELPMGATAVDFAYAVHTDVGNTCVGARVNRKPYPLSKALDTGQTVEIITSSGAHPNATWLNFIVTGKARLGVRNYLKSQHQEESILLGRRLLDSALGEHKLDDIPTEQIDRVLEEHSLNTVLELLVEIGNGNIMSMLVAKRLLQADDAIESLAQQAKAPIIGTEGMLVTYAKCCRPVPGDDITAYVSQGKGLMVHRQECKNIKGWQNERAKYFVVKWEDNPEKEYIAALRVEIINHQGALAKLTNVVASTQANIVEIATEEKESNLYVIDLGVTVKDRIHVANIMRRIRVMPDVQRVTRKR from the coding sequence ATGTATCTGTTTGAAGGCTTAAAGAAAAAAATATCAGAGTATCTGCCACCCGAAGACGTGGAACTGGTGCAAAAAGCCTACGTGGTTGCCCGCGAAGCGCATGAAGGGCAGACCCGCTCCAGCGGCGAGCCTTATATTACCCACCCGGTTGAAGTCACGCAGATCCTGGCCAGTATGAAGCTGGACCATGAAACCCTGATGGCGGCATTGATGCATGATGTCATCGAAGACACCGATTTCAGCCAAAAAGACCTGGCCGAGATCTTCGGCGATACGGTGGCCGAGCTGGTTGCCGGCGTCAGTAAACTGGACAAACTCGACTTTAAAGATAAAAAAGAGTTTCAGGCCGAAAACTACCGCAAGATGATCATGGCCATGACTCAGGACATCCGGGTTATCTTGATCAAACTGGCTGACCGTACCCATAACATGCGTACGCTTGGCTTCCTGCGCCCGGAAAAACGCCGCAGGATAGCCCGCGAGACCCTGGAGATCTTTGCGCCGATTGCGAATCGTCTGGGTATCCATGACATCAAGAATGAACTTGAAGATTTGGGCTTTGCGGCGTTATATCCAATGCGTCACAGAGCGCTAAAATCAGAAGTTGCGAAAGCACGCGGTAACCGTAAGGAAGTGATCAGCAATATCCAGTCTGAGATTGAATCGCGCCTGGAAGAAGCTGGTATTGACGCCTCGGTCAGTGGCCGCGAGAAGCACCTGTACAGTATCTACAAAAAAATGCTTAACAAAGAGCTGCTGTTCAACGAGGTGATGGATATTTATGCTTTTCGCATCAACGTCAACAGCATAGATACCTGTTATCGGGTGTTAGGTGTGGCACACAACCTGTACAAGCCCATAGAAACCCGTTTTAAAGACTATATTGCTGTACCCAAAACCAATGGCTATCAGTCTTTGCATACCTCTTTGGTTGGGCCCCATGGTATTCCGGTGGAGATCCAAATTCGTACCCATGATATGGATCATATGGCCGACAAAGGGGTTGCGGCGCACTGGATGTATAAAAAAGCCGGTGACAGCTCCGGGCACACCGCACAGCAGCGTGCCAGACAGTGGATGCAAAGCCTGCTAGAGCTGCAGCAAAGTGCCGGCTCGTCGTTTGAATTTGTTGAAAACGTAAAGACAGAACTGTTCCCGGAAGAGATTTATGTCTTTACGCCGGATGGACGTATTATTGAGCTGCCAATGGGTGCAACGGCCGTCGACTTCGCTTATGCGGTACACACCGACGTGGGTAATACCTGTGTGGGCGCACGCGTCAATCGCAAACCTTACCCGCTGAGTAAAGCACTGGATACCGGCCAGACCGTTGAGATCATTACCAGCTCGGGCGCACACCCCAATGCCACCTGGCTGAACTTTATCGTAACGGGTAAAGCGCGTCTGGGCGTGCGTAACTACCTTAAGAGTCAGCATCAGGAAGAGTCCATCCTGCTGGGCCGACGCTTACTTGACTCCGCGCTGGGCGAGCACAAGCTGGATGACATACCAACCGAACAGATAGACAGAGTACTGGAAGAGCACTCACTCAATACAGTACTGGAGCTACTGGTGGAAATTGGCAATGGCAACATCATGAGTATGTTGGTTGCAAAACGCCTGTTACAAGCTGATGATGCTATTGAAAGCCTGGCACAACAAGCGAAGGCACCAATTATCGGCACAGAAGGCATGCTGGTCACTTATGCCAAGTGCTGCCGACCTGTACCTGGTGATGATATTACCGCGTATGTCAGCCAGGGTAAGGGCCTGATGGTCCATCGCCAGGAATGTAAAAACATCAAAGGCTGGCAAAATGAACGTGCCAAGTACTTTGTGGTAAAGTGGGAAGATAACCCCGAAAAAGAATACATCGCAGCACTGCGGGTTGAGATCATCAACCACCAGGGTGCGTTGGCCAAATTAACCAATGTGGTTGCAAGTACCCAAGCTAATATTGTGGAGATTGCAACCGAAGAAAAAGAGAGCAACCTGTACGTGATTGATCTGGGTGTTACCGTTAAAGACAGGATCCACGTTGCAAATATTATGCGCCGGATCCGGGTAATGCCAGATGTACAACGCGTAACCAGGAAGCGATAA
- a CDS encoding RidA family protein has protein sequence MNKAIISTDQAPAAIGTYSQAVKVGTAVYLSGQIPLVPETMEVISEDFAEQTQQVFKNLTAVCEEAGGQLQDMVKVNIFLTDLSNFATVNEIMSQHFKTPYPARAAIGVKELPKGVQIEIDGIMELPSTN, from the coding sequence ATGAATAAAGCCATTATTTCAACCGATCAGGCGCCGGCGGCAATCGGCACCTACAGTCAGGCAGTTAAAGTCGGTACGGCGGTTTACCTTTCGGGGCAGATCCCTTTGGTGCCTGAAACAATGGAAGTCATCTCTGAAGACTTTGCAGAGCAAACACAGCAGGTATTTAAAAACCTGACGGCCGTATGTGAAGAAGCAGGCGGCCAGCTACAGGATATGGTTAAGGTAAATATCTTCCTGACCGACCTGAGCAACTTTGCCACTGTAAATGAGATCATGAGCCAGCATTTTAAAACGCCTTATCCGGCGCGTGCAGCCATTGGTGTCAAAGAGTTACCGAAAGGCGTACAAATTGAGATTGACGGCATCATGGAGCTGCCTTCAACTAACTAA
- a CDS encoding FapA family protein, with translation MDVAAASPPSAAFVVEALERSPYADCAIDHESIKAFFKQDTPAAQLIVAQQKDAHIEVALSEDKMQAIAKLTTAQGGKMISLEDAKRAIVKIGVTRGYKQVYLENLLKQQLESMPGTEVTGIVAQGRPPENGIPAKLIPHVQTLKERLKQPKLREDGTVDMRDFGALASVAPGTLLVTQRPATPGKEGFTVTGESITPKPGDTFQLVAGEGTEISPTNPLQLVATIAGCPSDIPNGMRVDDIFTIADVNVRSGHIEFSGSVLVTRNVEPGMKIKAHGDITVMGTVESGELISDGNIEVKGGVIGHLDHSNDDQGLTCRLIAKGDVQITHGQYTYLEGHNVFIQKQSNHCDIKAANLLQVGLDESPKGKLIGGTIFDAKMLVAGEVGSSSGATMALYLARSGMEITERTDLCLKELSQTDEQINNLQKAVEKADHVKDAEKKKTLLAKIGATQEHYCKQAEALEHQLSELDHTLHDLLDNTQLVVNTSLHSGVEIHIFDKVYKTTRSYPPCSARLLEGKIEIEFKM, from the coding sequence ATGGACGTCGCAGCAGCGTCGCCCCCCAGTGCAGCGTTTGTGGTTGAAGCACTCGAACGCTCACCTTATGCGGACTGCGCAATTGATCACGAGTCCATTAAAGCCTTCTTTAAGCAAGACACCCCCGCGGCTCAGCTGATTGTAGCCCAGCAAAAAGATGCACACATAGAAGTTGCGCTCAGCGAAGACAAAATGCAGGCAATCGCTAAACTGACTACAGCTCAGGGTGGCAAGATGATCAGCCTCGAAGATGCCAAACGCGCCATCGTCAAAATTGGCGTAACACGTGGCTATAAACAGGTTTATCTCGAGAATTTACTCAAACAACAACTTGAATCCATGCCTGGTACTGAAGTAACCGGTATTGTTGCTCAAGGCCGGCCACCTGAAAATGGTATCCCTGCTAAGTTAATTCCCCATGTTCAAACATTGAAAGAACGCCTCAAACAGCCCAAGTTACGTGAAGATGGCACCGTGGATATGCGAGATTTTGGTGCCCTGGCCAGTGTTGCCCCCGGCACCTTACTGGTTACCCAGCGTCCGGCAACACCTGGTAAAGAGGGCTTTACTGTCACTGGCGAAAGCATTACCCCAAAACCTGGCGACACCTTTCAGCTTGTTGCCGGTGAGGGCACAGAGATATCACCTACCAATCCGCTGCAACTGGTGGCCACCATTGCGGGTTGCCCCTCTGATATTCCAAATGGTATGCGGGTAGACGACATCTTTACCATAGCCGATGTAAATGTACGTAGCGGCCATATTGAGTTCAGTGGCAGCGTGCTGGTCACCCGCAATGTGGAGCCGGGGATGAAGATCAAGGCCCATGGCGATATTACTGTTATGGGCACTGTAGAATCGGGCGAATTGATTTCAGATGGCAATATCGAAGTCAAAGGTGGGGTCATAGGCCACCTGGATCACAGCAACGACGATCAGGGGCTTACCTGCCGCCTGATAGCCAAAGGTGATGTCCAGATCACTCACGGTCAGTACACCTACCTGGAAGGCCACAATGTCTTTATCCAAAAACAAAGCAATCACTGTGATATTAAAGCTGCCAACCTGTTACAGGTTGGCCTGGATGAGTCGCCCAAGGGCAAACTGATCGGCGGTACCATTTTTGATGCAAAAATGCTGGTGGCTGGCGAAGTTGGTAGCAGCTCGGGGGCAACCATGGCTCTTTACCTGGCACGTAGTGGTATGGAGATCACCGAACGAACCGATCTGTGCCTTAAGGAACTTAGCCAGACCGATGAACAGATCAATAACCTGCAAAAGGCGGTCGAAAAAGCCGATCACGTAAAAGATGCAGAAAAGAAAAAAACCTTGCTGGCTAAAATCGGCGCTACTCAGGAACATTACTGCAAACAGGCCGAAGCTCTTGAGCATCAGCTGTCCGAATTAGATCATACTTTACACGACTTGCTCGACAACACTCAGCTGGTCGTTAATACCTCGCTGCACTCTGGCGTCGAAATACACATTTTCGATAAAGTGTATAAAACCACCCGCAGCTATCCACCATGCAGCGCCAGGCTGCTCGAAGGCAAAATCGAAATTGAATTTAAGATGTAA